TTATGCAGATATTTTACAACTAATTTTGGTGGCATTATTGACCATATTCATACACTAGCATGCCACTTGCCTCTTGAAAAATTGAAATAATTCCACATTCGATATTTTGGAGTGTATtgaaaaatgacatgaaatttgagGACAATGGGACAATCTTGGAAATGGTATACATGGGCATAGACTTAGGATGATCCAATAAGAAAGAAGAACTCGATCCGGCCCAAAGTCCCACAGGAACAACAGATGTCTATGGGCCATATCTCCCTCATCCATAGGCTGAATTGGATGAATGTGGTATGCAAATTTCTCAACTTAGTAAGGATCTACCAAACATTTTAGTCCAATTTTGTGTGGGCCAGCAGCCCCAAAGGCCCAATGTATGTCAGACCCAGCACAAAAAGCCCAGCTGTCACCGATGTCGTAAGTTTCATATTATGTAATGATGAAGAGTGTTGTAAAAGAAAAGGTACAATGGAAGAGTGCATATCAGTTTGAAGCAACCGTAAGGAGGAAGCACAGAAACTCCCTGAAGCTCACAAAACGACTCCGTGAATATATAAGCTTGATTGATGTAGGGTACCCTACCGATTATGGGGGCATGGACCCTAACCCAAGTTTGGAAGAAGCATCCTTCCTTACtttccttggcaaacccaatacccaattacccaaacctcgcttgagcttgtttggtttataagccgtactttttcagtttctctcacaccaaatcagccaacagtactttcatgcatggcttatcagccaaacaagcccaaacgaacaaggCGCTAGCTTGCACTTAGCCGTGTGCATGCTACACGTCAGAGCATGTACCCTTGCATCGCTTATTCTCTCCTCTCGTACATAACAATCCTTTCCTTGCGAGCCGGACATGCATCGCCTGCTCGACAAAACTCCAAGACCAACCTGGGGCGTATAAGACGCCTGAAAGCTGCAGCACGTCCATTTCACATTCAGACGAGACCCTTCTCAGTTCACCTGTCTCCATGGACTCAACCCTGCcgcgtcttcctcctcctctcccaTCGCTTCATCACCAGCAGCACCGTCCGCACCATCCCAAAACCATTCCAAGACACCGCGATGGCAGGATGCCGCCAGCGGCGTGTGTCAAGACGGGCCGAGGAGGACGAGACGCCGGAAAGTTCCGCGCCCAAGGGCTGTtcggcaacggcggcggcggggacgggCTCCGGACCGTGATGAGGATGGTGAAGCTCAACTCGGCCATCCAGAACCGGAGCGTCCGGGAGCTGCTCGGCGACGAGTGTCTCTACTTCTTCGGCAACCTCCGGTCCGTTGATGTTCCGCAGCTGGGCAAGGTAAAACGAGCTGAGATCGTACAGGCACAGATCCTAGGAAAG
This DNA window, taken from Miscanthus floridulus cultivar M001 chromosome 13, ASM1932011v1, whole genome shotgun sequence, encodes the following:
- the LOC136501175 gene encoding uncharacterized protein is translated as MDSTLPRLPPPLPSLHHQQHRPHHPKTIPRHRDGRMPPAACVKTGRGGRDAGKFRAQGLFGNGGGGDGLRTVMRMVKLNSAIQNRSVRELLGDECLYFFGNLRSVDVPQLGKDMFLLLHALMVRHHVSFVLKPSPDEAGFDLGLKWSLEWKGKLPPWDLDCNVSTSHVYRGLLLISQVNKTCVPLLQRILGTIQQASIMHDKQITDSETKLPLMYSLS